One region of Mytilus edulis unplaced genomic scaffold, xbMytEdul2.2 SCAFFOLD_1754, whole genome shotgun sequence genomic DNA includes:
- the LOC139507813 gene encoding insulin receptor substrate 2-B-like, translated as MSTMSSSMHGSMDFETPNPTRSFELPGSDIQREGILKKLKTNKKKYFVLRSTSSSGPARLEYYDSEKKLRAGLPPKRSVILHTCFNINKKNDSRQKYAIALYTKDECFSVVADDAVEQELWLNLLLKLQNEFIPPGEMPKRHFDHVWQVSVKPKGLGMIRGICGDYRLCLSDSDICMVKRNSDKPEHTFQ; from the exons ATGTCCACCATGTCATCATCAATGCATGGTAGTATGGATTTTGAGACACCAAATCCAACCAGATCCTTTGAATTGCCTGGATCAGATATACAAAGAGAAggcattttaaagaaattaaag ACtaacaagaaaaaatattttgttcttcgATCTACAAGTAGTAGTGGCCCTGCACGGCTGGAATATTATGATTCAGAAAAGAAATTAAGAGCAGGTCTTCCTCCAAAACGTTCAGTGATACTTCATACATgtttcaatataaacaaaaaaaatgactCTCGTCAAAAATATGCAATAGCCTTATATACCAAAGATGAATGTTTTTCTGTGGTAGCTGATGATGCAGTTGAACAGGAATTATGGTTAAATTTgttattgaaattacaaaatgaattCATACCACCAGGAGAAATGCCAAAGCGACATTTTG ACCATGTTTGGCAAGTAAGTGTGAAACCTAAAGGACTTGGAATGATTCGAGGAATATGTGGGGATTATAGACTATGTTTGTCTGACAGTGATATTTGTATGGTTAAGA